In Blastocatellia bacterium, the DNA window GCGCCATCTCTTCATTGGAGAGATGGCCATGCCGGCTGAGGATGCGTTGCTTGACGCTCCACGGATACGGTCCGTTGCGCAACAATTCCAGATCATGATTGGCTTCGAGGATGAGGACATCCGCTCCCTTCACGCGCTCGCTGACCAACTGCGGGATATAGCCGAGATCGGTCACATATCCCACCTTCACCCCCCCCGCTTCGATCGTGAAGGCGAGCGTATCGGCAGCATCGTGCGGGACGGAGAAGGGACGGAACGTCATCGGCCCGATCTCGAACGGGCACTCAGCCTCGATGTAGGTCACAGCGGTGATGGGATCATCGGGATTCATGCGGTTCCACATCTCACAACTCGCCCGCGAGATGAAGATCGGGATGCCCAAAGTGCGCCCCAGCCGCGGGACGCTCCGAACGTGATCCGTGTGTTCGTGCGTGAGGACGATGGCGGAGATGCGAGAGAGATCTTCCCCGATCTCCCGAAGCCGCCGCGCCAACTCGCGAGCTGAGAATCCGGCATCCACAAGGACGCGCGTCGTGCCGAAGACGAAGAGCGTCGCGTTCCCCGAACTGGAACTTCCCAAGATGTTGATCCGCATCCCTCCCTCCGAATCGCCTCGCTCAACACGCCAGCCGCTCGCGATCCACGCGCACACTGTCCAATCGTCCCAAAAGGACGAGAGCCAACGCCTCGGTTTGAAAGATCTCCTGCGCGAGCCGTTGGACGTCGCTCGTGGAGACGGCTTCGATGCTCTTGAGGATCTGGTCGTAAGTCGTTTGATGGCCGAAGTAAATCTCCTGCTGCGCGATATGAGCCATGCGCGCGCTGGAGGATTCGAGACTGAGCATGGTCGCCGCTTTCGCCTGCTCCTTCGCCCGCTGCAACTCCTCAGCAGGCACCGGCTCGCGCTTCAAGCGACGAAGTTCCGCGACAATGAGATCGAGGACACGCAGCACGTTCTTCGGCGACGTCGCCGCATGAATGAGGAGCAGCCCCGTATCGGAGAAGAGCATAGTCCCGGCGCTCGTCGCATACGCCAGACCATGATCCTCGCGAATGGTCTGGAAGAGGCGGGAACTGGTCCCTCCGCCCAAAATGGAACTCAGCAAGAGGACAGCGTGCCGATCCCGCGACCGCAGGCCGGGACATTGCGCGCCCAACAGAATTTGCGTCTCCGAGAGCTGTTCCTTCTCGTGCAAGACGATCTGAGGAGAAGGCCAGGGGGTCGTGTCGCGAGGACGCATTCCGCTATCGGGGATATGATCGAAATAGCGCGCCGCCAATTCGACCAAATGCTCGTGTTCGACCTGCCCCGCCGCGGAGACGATGAGATTCGGCGGCGTGTAGAGCTGCTGGAAATACTGCAGGATCACTTCGCGCGTGAGCTGGAAGAGCGTTTCCTCAGTCCCCAGGATCGGCCGTCCCAAACGATGCTGGGGCCAGAAATTTCGCAGGAAAAGCTCAGTGGCCAGATCATCGGGCGTATCCTCGACGAGCCGCATCTCTTCCAAGATCACCTGTCGCTCCTTCTCGATCTCCTGCGCGTCAAAGCGGGGTGCGGTCACCAGATCGGCCAGCAGATCGAAGGCACGCGGCAGATGCTCGTCGAGGATCTTCGCCGAATAGGCGGCGCATTCGTGGCTGGTGAAGGCATCGAGTGTCCCTCCCAGCCAATCCGACTCTTCCGCGATCTGGCGCGTGCTCCTCCGCTCCGTCCCTTTGAAGACGAGATGTTCGATGAAGTGCGTGATCCCCGACTGTTCCATCGGTTCATGCCGGGATCCGGCGCGCACCCAAATACCGAGGCTCACTGAGCGAAGGTGATCCATGCGCTCGCTCACGACCGTGAGCCCGCTCGCGGTCACCGTCTTGCGAATCCGCCGCATACGACTCGCCTGCTATTCGAGAGGCTTGAATGCTAGCATGAGGCGGAGTCGAGTCGCAACGGGCTCAGCACGATGCCTTCTCTCGCTCGAGATGCTCGTTGCTCTTCGCTCCGAGAGTGTGAGATACTATGCCCTCTCACGCGATGCCAAGACAAAGGAGGAGAGGATGAATCGAGAGCATACCGTGTCAGGACGTCTTCCCGTCCCTCCCTTGACCCAACTCTCCGAGGAAGAGGAGCTGTTCCGACAGAGCGTCCGGCAGTTCGCCGAGGAACGCGTTCGTCCCCTAGTCAAGACGATGGACGAAGAGGGGAAGTTCGACTCGGGACTCCTTCGAGACTTCTTCAAACTCGGCCTCATGGGCATCAATGTCCCGGAGGAGTACGGCGGCGCCGGCAGCAGCTTTTTCATGGCCGTGCTCGCCGTCGAAGAACTCTCGCGCGTAGATGCCTCTGCCGGCGTCGTCGTGGATGTGCAGAACACGCTCGTCAACAATGCCATCACGCGATGGGGATCGCCGGAATTGAAGGCGAAGTACCTGCCGCGATTGGCGACGGACACCGTCGGCGCGTACGCGCTCTCGGAAGCCGGAGCGGGCAGCGATGCCTTCGCCTTGCAATGTCGCGCCATCGAGCGAGGGGACCACTACGTGTTGACGGGGCGCAAGCTCTGGACAACCAACGCTATGGAGGCCAACCTCTTCATCGTCTTCGCCACGGTCAATCCCGATCTCGGCTATCGCGGCATCACGGCGTTTCTGGTCGAGCGCGACTTCCCCGGATTCGCCGTGGGGAAGAAGGAGGACAAGCTCGGCATTCGAGCCTCCTCGACGTGCGAACTCATCCTGGATGAGGTCCCAGTGCCCAAGGAGAACATCCTCGGCGAGGTGGGTAAGGGATACAAGGTGGCCATTGAGACGCTGAACGAAGGACGCATCGGCATCGGCGCGCAGATGATCGGCTTAGCTCAAGGCGCGCTGCAATGCGGGATTCAATATGCCAAGGAGCGAAAGCAATTCGGTCGCCCGATCGCGGAATTCCAAGCCATTCAATTCCTGATCGCGGAGCTGGCGACGGAGCTGGAGGCCGCGCGCTTGCTCGTCTACAACGCGGCCCGCTTGAAAGATGCCGGCCTGCCCTTTGTGAAAGAAGCGGCGATGGCCAAGTATTACGCGTCGGTGGTGGCCGAGAAGGTCACGTCCAACGTCATTGAAATTTACGGGGGCTACGGCTTCACCAAGGACTATCCGGCCGAGAAGTACTTCCGCGACTCGAAGATCGGCAAGATCTACGAAGGGACGTCGAACATGCAGTTGCAGACGATCGCGAAGATCTTGCTTGGAGAGCGATGATCAAAAGCCTTCGTCTCGACGCAGGAGCCAATCGGCGCGAATCGCCGCCAGCAGCTCCTGACGCGTGACGACGGCCGTCCCGAGTTTCGCGATGACGACGCTGGCGGCGTAGTTGGCCAGTTGCGCGGCTTCGACAGGATCAGCGCCGGCGACGACCGAGAGACTGAGCGCGGCCATGACCGTATCGCCGGCTCCAGTGACATCATAGACTTCGCGCGCGACTGTTGGAATGTGCTGCACGAATCCCTCGCGGGAGAAGAGGCTCATCCCGTGCTCGCCACGGGTGAGGAGGACGTACTCGCTATCCACCAAGCGTTGCAGCTCGCGTCCGGCCTCCAGGAGCGAGACTTCATCGGTGATCTCCCGCCGGGTCACGGCCTCGGCTTCCCGTTGATTGGGCTTGATCCACGTCACCGGCCGATAGTAGGGGAAGTTCCGAACCTTCGGATCGAGGAAGACGGGAAGCTGTCGCTCGCGCAACTCCGGCAGAAGCGCCTCCAACAGCGAAGGCGTGATCGTCCCCTTCTCATAATCGGAGATGATGACGCCTTCGACCGACTCTAACCGATCGCGCACGATGGCGAGAAGACGGCGCGTGAGGGCTTCCGAGAGCGGCGTTCGACTCTCGCGATCGGCGCGCACGACCTGCTGATGCTGGGCGAGGATGCGCGTCTTGACGGTCGTCGGGCGCGTCACGTCGGTCAGGAGATCCGCCTCGAGCGATCCATCCGCGAGCAACGCCCGCACGCGTTCGGCCGCTGCATCTGCGCCCGTCACGGCGACAAGAAGCGGTCGGGCGCCGAGCGCGACGAGATTGCTCGCCACGTTGCCCGCTCCTCCCAAGCGAAACGATTCGTGCTCAATCTCCACGACGGGAACCGGCGCTTCCGGGGAGATGCGCCGCGCCTTTCCCCAGAGGTATTCGTCGAGCATGAGATCGCCGAGCACAAGCAGGCGTCGGGCGGCGAATCGGTGCACGAGAGCTTCCGCCCGCTCAGGCGTCACACGCTCTGAAAGCCTTTCGTCTGACATCGCGAACCTATGGCGACCGATCCCATTCGGCGACCGAGGCGCGCACACTGGGTTCCCCCGCGATCGAAGCGAGCACGCGTTCGATGGCTTCGATCACCTGTTCGACGCGGACATGCCGGATGCGTTCCTCCGGCGGGAGAGGGACGCCGAGATGATCGCGCGTTGCATGCACGATGGCGGAAGGTGCCGCCCCCCAGGGCCGCCAGACCGTCGGGTCCGACGCGCCGAAGATCACGACGGTCGGGCAACCGACAGCGGCCGCGATGTGCGCTGGCCCGCTATCGTTGCCCACAAAGAGCGCGGCTTGACGAAGCAGCGCGATCACTTCCTTCAACGTCAGGTCGGTGACGGGATGAGCAGCCATGCCGGCGAATCCTTTGACGGCATCGGTGATATGCCCCTCATGCCGTGCAGCGATGATGATGGAGGGCAACTCGTGCTTAGACGCCAAGTATTGCACGACCCGAGCGAACTTGGCGGCGGACCATCGCTTGGCCTCATGCGTGGCTGCCGGATGGATCACGGCGAAGGGACCGCGCAAGCCCATCTGCCGCAATCGCCGATGCACGCTCATAACGGCTTGCTCATTCGCCCGCAACGAGGACGGCGGAGCGGAGGAGATAGGAACGCCGCACCATTTCAAGAGCCCCAACTGCTGCTCGGCCGAATGGATCGCTGACTTCTGCCAGATTTGCGATGGATCGGGCGCCCGCCGAGTGTGCAACCAACTGTAGCGATAACCGCGATAGCCGATCCGCTCCGGCGCCCGACTCAGGAACGCCAGCAGGGTCGCCGTCGTCCCCCCGTGCAGATTGAAGACGACATCGAAGGCGCGTTCGCGCAACCGCTGCGCCAGTTGCCATCGGCGTACCCCATCGCTCCACCATCGCCCTTCCCGTTCCAAGACGATCACGTCGTCCACCTGCGGGTGATCCTCCAACAGTGGGGCCGCGAGGACTTCACTGAGGACGCTGATTTGTAGCTCGGGTCTCCACGCCTTGAGCGCGGCCAGGCATGGGGTCATCAGCACCGTGTCCCCGATCGAACGCAGCCGGATCAGCAGGACGCGCCGAATTCGATCCCACGGCAGTTCCGCATGAGTCGCGCGATTTGATCGTGCCATGATCCCCCCTCGATGCTCGTTCTCGCCTGAGCTGTCACCGCGATCGCTCTCATCGAAGACCGGCCCTCGCGTTCACTCCTGCCACAGCGCTCGCTCTTCCGCGCGCGCCTCCTCGATGAGCATCACGGGGATGCCTTCTCGAATGGGATAGACGCGAAGGCAGATGGGGCATTGAAGGCCTTGCCCATCCGCCGTCAGACGAACCTTCGCCTGCTCATTCATCTCTCGCACGCAGGCAGGACACGCCAAGATCTCCAAAAGCTCCGGCTTGATGCTCATCGCTCGTTCCTCTTCCGAAGACCTCTCGGAGCTACTCTATCACGCCCCCCTCGGCTTGTCAAAAAAAGGGCTCAGGAGCGGAAGAGCGCCGCCGTCCGGCTCCGGCCGAGCATCTCGCTGGCGATCTCGAAGACGCGCTCGGTGGAGCACGCCGCCAAGGCCTCCCGTTCCACGAAGCGATGTTCCTCCCCCAGCGGTCGCCGCGTGCGCGCGCATCCGAGCATGAGCGTTGGGACACCAAGTGCCGCCGCGAGATGTCCCGGCCCCCCATCTCCGGAAACCACGAGCGTACAGCGCGCCAGCGCCGATGCCAATTCGCGCAACGATCGCGCGCGCCACGAGAGTATCCCTCGGGGAGCGCGCGCTCGTCCCCACGCGCTCCGACCCACATCAATTGGGCGAATGCGAAAATGCTGCACCAACCGATGGGTCAGATCGAGGAATCTCTCCAACGGCCACATAGCCGCGCCCGGATCGGCCTCCGGCGCAATGCCGACCAAAAGCTCTCCCGTTTCGACGCCACGAGCGCGCAACCAGCGTTCGAAGCGCTCATCCGTAGCGGGATCGGTTCGCAGTGCGGGCACGCGAGCCGTGGGCGTGATGTCGAGCGCACGCAAAGCGTCCAGGTACCGATCCGCGCGATGCCGCTGTGGATCATCCGGCCGGCGCCAGACGTTGAAGAAAGCTCCCGCGAGCCCTTCCGGCGACAGCGCGGCCAATCGGACGGGCACGCGAGCCGCCAACGCGAGCAGGATCGTCTCCCTCGATGGACGAAAATCAACGGCCAATTCGTACCGCCGCCTTCGGAATTCCCGGACCGCGTGGAGGACCTCCCACATATTCCATGGCAGAAGCCACTCGGCCGGTCGCTCGCTCCTGATCAACCAGATGTCCGAGACCGCGCCACTCAATGCGAGCAACTCGCCTCCCCACGATGTCGCAAATGCCGTGATCCGCGCCTCGGGGAAGCGCTCGCGCAGCGCCGCACAGGCCGGGAGAGCGAAGACGACATCGCTCATCCTCCCCCAGTGCAGTAGGAGGATGCGCGAGAACGTGCGCGCTCGCGAGACCGGTCTCATCGTCGTCGTGTCGTCAACTCGAAAGATGGATAGGGCGCGCCCGCTCCCAGTGCTTTCAACTCCTCGCGCATCCACCGTCGCAAACAGGAGCGCACGCGCGCCCGAAAGTACGAGCCGCGCTCGCTCGCGTGATGGTCCACTAGCAGCAGCAATCGCTGCCACGATTGCTCCAAGCAATCGGCCACGCGCGAGATCCGCGTGATGTCGTAGGGAATGGCGATAGCCTCTGCACCGATGCGAGCGAAGATCGCTAAGTAGCGGGCAATGGCCAAATCCGGAACCAACACGCGGCGTCCATCCAACTTCACTTCGATGCCGAGCAGCGTATGAATGATCTCCACGTGTCGCGCTCCGGCGGGACAATTCAAGGCATAACGACGCGTGCGATCCGCGAGGACCTGTTGATGATAGATCGTGGGGATCCAGGCTTCGCCAAGAGCTGCCTTCACGCGCGCTGCGACGCTGTGAACTGTCTCTGTCGCCATGACGAACGACCTTCGTAATCGTAGGCCGCGCCGAGCGATGACGTCAATCGAGGGCGATCGTTCCTCACGCGCCTTGCACTCCGGTTGCTCAGCCCGCACTTTCTTGACAATTCCAGACACGGCTCTTATAGTGCTTATCGAATGGCAAACGACGCGCGGATGAAAGGTACAACCGTCCTCTGCGTTCGCCGCCATGATCGCGTTGTCATGGCCTGCGATGGGCAGGTCACATTCCAGGACACGATCCTCAAGCATCACGCGCGCAAGGTCCGTCGGCTCTACAACGATCGTATCCTCGCGGGATTCGCGGGCTCGACGGGAGATGCTTTCGCGCTCTTCCAACGCTTCGAGAGCAAGCTCGAGGAATTTCGCGGGAACTTGGGTCGAGCGGCGGTGGAATTGGCGCGAGATTGGCGCACGGATCGATACCTCCGCCATCTGGAGGCATTGCTGATCGTCGCCGATCGGGAACGCTCGCTCATCCTCTCCGGCAGCGGGGAGGTCATCGAGCCCGATGATGATGTGGCGGCGATCGGCTCGGGCGGACCGTACGCGCTGGCGGCGGCTCGCGCCCTGCTGCGGCATACGACGCTCTCGGCGCGGGAGATCGCCGAGGAAGCGTTGCGCATCGCGAGCCAAATCTGCATCTACACGAACGAGAATTTCACCATCGAGGAGTTGTGAGCGAGGTATGGTGATTTATCTCTCCAGCGAGGTCGAGACGCTCCCCAAACTCGATGAGCTGACGCCGCGTCAGATCGTCGAGGAGCTGGACAAATACGTCGTCGGCCAAATGGCCGCCAAACGGGCTGTCGCCATCGCCCTGCGCAATCGGATTCGCCGGCAGAAGCTGCCGCCCGATCTCGCCCAAGACGTCATTCCCAAGAACATCCTCATGATCGGGCCGACGGGCGTCGGCAAGACGGAGATCGCACGTCGCTTGGCCCGCCTCTCGAATTCGCCCTTCCTGAAGGTCGAGGCCTCGAAGTTCACCGAGGTTGGATACGTCGGACGAGATGTCGAGTCCATGATCCGCGATCTCGTGGACGTGGCTGTGGACATGGTGCGCGCCGAGAAGATGCAGGAGGTCGCCGATAAGGCGGAGCAAAATGCGGAGGAGCGACTGTTGGACCTCCTGCTCCCCTCGGGACGCAAGCGGAAGACGCGACGACAGGCGCTCGGTGATTTCCTGGAGGAGGAAGAGAACGAGCCCGCGCTCCTGGAAGAGGGGACGGACTTCGAGCAATTGCAGCGCACGCGCGAGAAGTTGCGCCAACTCCTGCGCGACGGCAAGCTCAATCATCGCATCGTCGAGATCGAGGTTCGCGAGCGCTTCTTCCCCGGGCGCTTCGAGATCATCACGAGCCAGGGCGTCGAGGAGATGGACATCGCCATCCAGGAGTTGATCCCCGGCCTGTTCGGCCCTGGTCGCACGAAGAAGCGGAAGATGCGCGTGGACGAAGCCATGGAGTACCTCATCCAAGAGGAGGAGCAGAAGCTCATTGACATGGAGCAAGTCGCGCGCATCGCCTTGGAGCGCGTCGAGCAATCGGGCATCATCTTCCTGGACGAGATTGATAAGATCGCCGGCCGAGAATCCGGACACGGCCCGGATGTCTCGCGCGAGGGCGTGCAGCGTGATCTTCTCCCCATCATTGAAGGAACCACCGTCAGTACCCGCTACGGCACGGTGCGCACCGATCACATCCTCTTCATCGCCGCTGGCGCTTTCCATGTCACCAAGCCCTCTGACCTCATTCCCGAGTTGCAGGGCCGATT includes these proteins:
- a CDS encoding Trm112 family protein → MSIKPELLEILACPACVREMNEQAKVRLTADGQGLQCPICLRVYPIREGIPVMLIEEARAEERALWQE
- the hslV gene encoding ATP-dependent protease subunit HslV, which codes for MKGTTVLCVRRHDRVVMACDGQVTFQDTILKHHARKVRRLYNDRILAGFAGSTGDAFALFQRFESKLEEFRGNLGRAAVELARDWRTDRYLRHLEALLIVADRERSLILSGSGEVIEPDDDVAAIGSGGPYALAAARALLRHTTLSAREIAEEALRIASQICIYTNENFTIEEL
- the rfaE1 gene encoding D-glycero-beta-D-manno-heptose-7-phosphate kinase, whose product is MTPERAEALVHRFAARRLLVLGDLMLDEYLWGKARRISPEAPVPVVEIEHESFRLGGAGNVASNLVALGARPLLVAVTGADAAAERVRALLADGSLEADLLTDVTRPTTVKTRILAQHQQVVRADRESRTPLSEALTRRLLAIVRDRLESVEGVIISDYEKGTITPSLLEALLPELRERQLPVFLDPKVRNFPYYRPVTWIKPNQREAEAVTRREITDEVSLLEAGRELQRLVDSEYVLLTRGEHGMSLFSREGFVQHIPTVAREVYDVTGAGDTVMAALSLSVVAGADPVEAAQLANYAASVVIAKLGTAVVTRQELLAAIRADWLLRRDEGF
- the hslU gene encoding ATP-dependent protease ATPase subunit HslU — protein: MVIYLSSEVETLPKLDELTPRQIVEELDKYVVGQMAAKRAVAIALRNRIRRQKLPPDLAQDVIPKNILMIGPTGVGKTEIARRLARLSNSPFLKVEASKFTEVGYVGRDVESMIRDLVDVAVDMVRAEKMQEVADKAEQNAEERLLDLLLPSGRKRKTRRQALGDFLEEEENEPALLEEGTDFEQLQRTREKLRQLLRDGKLNHRIVEIEVRERFFPGRFEIITSQGVEEMDIAIQELIPGLFGPGRTKKRKMRVDEAMEYLIQEEEQKLIDMEQVARIALERVEQSGIIFLDEIDKIAGRESGHGPDVSREGVQRDLLPIIEGTTVSTRYGTVRTDHILFIAAGAFHVTKPSDLIPELQGRFPIRVELDPLTVEDFKRILTEPKNSLIKQYTALLATEGITLEFTPDAIDAIAQFAYAVNEQTENIGARRLHTIMEKVLEDISFEAPDLKEKHQRIDAEYVRRKLTGIVQNQDLSRYIL
- a CDS encoding insulinase family protein, which gives rise to MRRIRKTVTASGLTVVSERMDHLRSVSLGIWVRAGSRHEPMEQSGITHFIEHLVFKGTERRSTRQIAEESDWLGGTLDAFTSHECAAYSAKILDEHLPRAFDLLADLVTAPRFDAQEIEKERQVILEEMRLVEDTPDDLATELFLRNFWPQHRLGRPILGTEETLFQLTREVILQYFQQLYTPPNLIVSAAGQVEHEHLVELAARYFDHIPDSGMRPRDTTPWPSPQIVLHEKEQLSETQILLGAQCPGLRSRDRHAVLLLSSILGGGTSSRLFQTIREDHGLAYATSAGTMLFSDTGLLLIHAATSPKNVLRVLDLIVAELRRLKREPVPAEELQRAKEQAKAATMLSLESSSARMAHIAQQEIYFGHQTTYDQILKSIEAVSTSDVQRLAQEIFQTEALALVLLGRLDSVRVDRERLAC
- a CDS encoding glycosyltransferase family 9 protein, encoding MARSNRATHAELPWDRIRRVLLIRLRSIGDTVLMTPCLAALKAWRPELQISVLSEVLAAPLLEDHPQVDDVIVLEREGRWWSDGVRRWQLAQRLRERAFDVVFNLHGGTTATLLAFLSRAPERIGYRGYRYSWLHTRRAPDPSQIWQKSAIHSAEQQLGLLKWCGVPISSAPPSSLRANEQAVMSVHRRLRQMGLRGPFAVIHPAATHEAKRWSAAKFARVVQYLASKHELPSIIIAARHEGHITDAVKGFAGMAAHPVTDLTLKEVIALLRQAALFVGNDSGPAHIAAAVGCPTVVIFGASDPTVWRPWGAAPSAIVHATRDHLGVPLPPEERIRHVRVEQVIEAIERVLASIAGEPSVRASVAEWDRSP
- a CDS encoding acyl-CoA dehydrogenase; protein product: MNREHTVSGRLPVPPLTQLSEEEELFRQSVRQFAEERVRPLVKTMDEEGKFDSGLLRDFFKLGLMGINVPEEYGGAGSSFFMAVLAVEELSRVDASAGVVVDVQNTLVNNAITRWGSPELKAKYLPRLATDTVGAYALSEAGAGSDAFALQCRAIERGDHYVLTGRKLWTTNAMEANLFIVFATVNPDLGYRGITAFLVERDFPGFAVGKKEDKLGIRASSTCELILDEVPVPKENILGEVGKGYKVAIETLNEGRIGIGAQMIGLAQGALQCGIQYAKERKQFGRPIAEFQAIQFLIAELATELEAARLLVYNAARLKDAGLPFVKEAAMAKYYASVVAEKVTSNVIEIYGGYGFTKDYPAEKYFRDSKIGKIYEGTSNMQLQTIAKILLGER
- a CDS encoding MBL fold metallo-hydrolase yields the protein MRINILGSSSSGNATLFVFGTTRVLVDAGFSARELARRLREIGEDLSRISAIVLTHEHTDHVRSVPRLGRTLGIPIFISRASCEMWNRMNPDDPITAVTYIEAECPFEIGPMTFRPFSVPHDAADTLAFTIEAGGVKVGYVTDLGYIPQLVSERVKGADVLILEANHDLELLRNGPYPWSVKQRILSRHGHLSNEEMARFLREDFDGRAEFIVLVHLSRTNNHPELARLAAVEALTARGSQFAREAERRIRIAAHDRPSEWIEL